AGGCTCTCCTGCCCCAGAGTCTGCCTCCCTGACTCACCACTGTGGGGATTTGTCCCCCATGCCCCTCTGGGAGTTGGGGTCCCTCCCCGAGCCTATGTTGTGTGCCCCTGCAGATCCTGGCAGGCAAGCCAGCTCCCCAGAAGTCACTCAGCGACCTGCTGGATGCCAGTGCAGTCTCGGCCACGTCTCGCTACATCGAAGAGCagcaggccacacagcaggtTTTGGGGCCGGTGGGGTGGATCCAGGGAGGGGAGAGTCTTGCAGACCGATCTGAGGTCTGAGGTCcctttatgttgttgttgttgagatggagtcttgctttgttgccaaggctggagtgcagtggcgtgatctcagctcactgcaacctcccagcttcaagcgattctcctgcctcagcctcctgagcagctgggattacaggcgcccaccacaatgcctggctaatttttatatttttaggagagttggagtttcaccatgttggccaggctggtcttgaactcctggcctcaagtgatccacctgcctcggcctcccaaagtgctgggatgacagtcatgagccaccgcgcctggccttctggGGTCCTTTTCAACAGCACCTCCCACCCCTTCGCTCTGCAGCTGATCATGGACGAACAGGATCAACAGCTGGAGATGGTGTCTGGGAGCATCCAGGTTCTGAAGCACATGTCCGGCCGCGTTGGGGAAGAGCTGGACGAGCAGGGCATGTGAGGCCAGGACCCTGGGGGTGGGCCAGGGTCTCTCGGCCACCCTGGTGTGTCTGGGCCGTCTGGGGCTGATGCCATCCTGTTCTTGGCAGCATGCTGGATGCCTTCGCCCAAGAGATGGACCACACCCAGTCCCGCATGGACGGGGTCCTCAGGAAGTTGGCCAAAGTATCCCACATGACGAGTGGTGAGTCCCCTCGGGGGCGAGGTCAGTCCTAGTGGGGGCAGGTTGTAGGTGGTACCCTCTCCCCCGGTGACCTCTGATCTTCTCGTTCCCAGACCGCCGACAGTGGTGTGCCATCGCCGTGCTGGTGGGGGTGCTTCTCCTCGTTCTTATcttacttttctctctctgacCCCAGCCCTCCCTGGCAGGCTGGTCCGTTAAGCCTGGGGAGCCACCAAGCACTTTGGAGCTGGCCTAGCCCC
The sequence above is drawn from the Macaca thibetana thibetana isolate TM-01 chromosome 19, ASM2454274v1, whole genome shotgun sequence genome and encodes:
- the STX10 gene encoding syntaxin-10; protein product: MSLEDPFFVVRGEVQKAVNTARGLYQRWCELLQESAAVGREELDWTTNELRNGLRSIEWDLEDLEETIGIVEANPGKFKLPAGDLQERKVFVERMREAVQEMKDHMVSPTALAFLERNNREILAGKPAPQKSLSDLLDASAVSATSRYIEEQQATQQLIMDEQDQQLEMVSGSIQVLKHMSGRVGEELDEQGIMLDAFAQEMDHTQSRMDGVLRKLAKVSHMTSDRRQWCAIAVLVGVLLLVLILLFSL